AGGTCATACACAAAAAATAAAGACCCCATGTATTTTTCTATCACTTGAATTTTTACTCGAAAGAAGTGTGCCGTACATGAACTGCGGTGGCCAAGAATTCTTCAAACGATAGGAATAGGATGATAGGattgtaaaaagaaaaatagataaagaaaagaagaagaagaagaaggagaagaagaagacaggCTTTTCTTTCGGCCTAGCCAGGCAAAGGTTAATCAAATGTTCGTTCACATTGCTCATTACCTCAACTGTACTCGATTGGGCTCGTGATATAGAATATTGATTCAAATGCTCTTTATTCACGGGTGACATTTTCCCATGTCTAACGCAATTGAATTAGGCTAAATGTTGTTTTATCTTTGACAATGAAGCGTTGCCCATAGGGCGTGGGCCATTGGAATTTAAGACTCATTTTGGATCTTTGTGTTCGGAGCTCGTAGTTCGAGAAATCTGGATTACTCAATTTCAATTATACGACATCTATTAGTCTATCACATTGATCCACTTCACAACAATCCAAAAACTTGAACACTCTgaatctttttttctctctctctcttgaacaATCGAATCTCTAAGTCGATGGGCTTTGGACATAAAGATTCGGAATGGATCTCATTCCCACCATTTATACATGATTTACACATTGGAAGTAGGTTTATATAGATGAAATCAtgattattcattttcaattgctAATCTATATTATGTTAAAACATAAGCTTACTTAATACAACTTAACATTAAACTCGTTGTAAATACACATTGTTATATGCGTTAATATGAGTTAAAATGGAGGGTGCCGAATTATTTGCTTGATTTTTATGTGCTTGACTCCTCATATGGGTTTATAGTTGACACATCACTCTTAAAATTTGAATGAGATGTCATGTGGATATAAAATCGAACAGAGAATCCAAATCTAAAACTTTGATATCTTTTAATCAAGGCCGAGTACCACTAAACCTAATGATCACATGCAACACAACCTGGCTATGTGATGTGATCCCTCAATCATGATTATGCATGTTTCTCTTTTGAAAAAGGTTCAATTTTGAACAAAGAAAACCTGCCCCGGCCCCGCAGATAAACACAAATTCATTTCAAGCTTTTCCATGTCTCCCTCATCATCAAGATTCGTTTGTAGTGAGTCAATTGCGGCGATGAGCTCGTGAATCAATCGTACATACCTTCTCCCAAAAGCTTCAAGATTAAGTTGAGATTAGGATCACATTAGCTTAATCGAAAGAGTCGAAGGAAATACACACCTGTTTGAGAATGTTTTGCTTTCACTAGTGGTGAAACGTAAGTATGTCTATATTTGAAAGAATTAAAGGAAATACACATTTGTTTGAGAATGTTTTTATACAAAATACTTCTACTTATAAGCGTTTCGTTGACGCTATTATAAAAAAGATTAACATTTGTATAGTAATTTTGCATGCTTCTGGCTATAAGTAACTCGAAAATACTTGTTACTTTTTAAAACTCAAATGCTTTTATTCATACGATGTGTGGTGCAACACTAGAACTAATAATCGAGTATTTGGAATTGGGACCCTACACAATAATGCTACAAAGTTGGCACGCTTAGCAATAGTAGCATTAGTGGGGCACCTTCCTCAGACCTAGTGTCCCAAGCCCAACTAACGCACCCAACCGCCCTACCCGCCCACAGGACTAAAATGGTACGCCACCAGCCGTCCAATTATCCAGATCATTATCCTTGTGGATGTTTCCATTGCATCTTAGCCGTTGATGGTGCAACTACTCTGCTACGTACATAAACCCCCCCAACCCTCGTATCATGGAGCTCAAGAAGCGGAGTCTTCTGTTTTCATTCAATAATACTCTCTATTCCCACACACCATGAACACCAACCGCATGTACACCCACTCCCTCCTCCCCCAACTCTCCTTcaccttcctcttcttcctcctctcccACCCCATTCCCACCGTCGGACTCCCATCCAAAGACTCGGAATTCATCCGTACAAGCTGCGGCACAACTCTGTACCCTCACCTCTGCTACACCTCCCTGTCCCGCTTCGCCAGCGCCGTCCAGGACAACCCGACTCTGCTCGCCAAGGTAGCCATCGGCGTCAGCCTCGCCAGGGCCCGCCGCATGGCTGCCTACTTCTCCAACATATCCCGTCAAGCTGACTACGGCGCCCACCCTCGAGCCGCCACAGCCCTCCACGACTGCTTCTCCAACTTCGGCGACGCAGTCGACGAGATTCGAGGATCCCTCAAGCAGATGCGCCAGCTCAGTTCCACTGCAAACTCAAGAGGCGGATCCTCGTCATTCCGGTTCCAGATGAGCAAcgtccagacgtggatgagcgcCGCGCTTACCGACGAGGAGACCTGTACGGACGGGTTTGATGACGTGGAGAATGGGCCCCTCAAGACCGACGTGTCGAACCGGGTTGAGAATGTGAAGAAGGTTACAAGCAATGCCCTTGCGCTCGTTAATAGCGTTGCTGAGAAGGGCGCGCCCTGATAAAAGTCGAGCCTCCATCTCTGGTTTTGGTAGTCTTTGGCTGTTGGAGTAGTTGATTAGTAAGTTAATCAATGAAGATTAGTAGAGATTTATATCAAACTTTACCGTCTGTTTTCGTTGTGTGTTAATGTTGTTGTAATATATTTTGGTCTAATTGGTGATTTGTAATTTTCCAATTGCTATGGTTGTAGACTTGTAGTTTATTAGGGTccataaaaaaattagaagaagtTAATCGGGGAGGAACTTTATGAGGGTAAATTACCTATTAGAGACTTTACTATTAAATCTTCTAATTCCAATTACGAATTCATTAGGCCCTTTTTGAACCGCTTCTAagattgataatttttttaatcgaGAACTACACCAATTATCATAATATAAGttattaaatattttgtaaaacaaaaattttagggtaaattacataataccctTTCAGGTTTGAGatttattacaacctcatacaacatctttaaaacattacactttcatacctcacataCTATTTTGTTTCAATATAGTACCTCCATTACATTTTTCATCATTTGATTCGTTAAGAGCTGACGTGGTTACCATAATATTTCGTAAAACATTTCAGTTGTCATAATATAAGTTGTTcaatattttgtaaaacaaaaattttagggtaaattacataatacccctcaagtttgaggtctattacaacctcatacaacatcttttaaaacatttcactttcatacctcaccaactattttatttcaatataatacctccgttacatttttcatctatTAATTCGTTAATAGCTAACGTGGTTACCACATTTCTGTCACGTggaattattttattattttttttaaacctaaatcttctcaaaaaaaaaaaaaaaaaaaaaaaaaaactgaaaaacgcAGAACCCACCCATCTTCTCCCTCCCTAACTGAGCCTCCCAACCACCTCCCTCATCTCcaaccttttctctcttctcacCATCGTCTCCCTCATCTGCATCAAAACCGCCTCTGGCACGGCTTCGTTTTGGCTCTTCTCTGACGCCTAGCACAGCGATAGCAGCTCTCCTGCCATGTACTCCGTCACCCAGTCCGAGATCTTCATAAACGCATAACTCACACCAACTTTTGCCACGTCCCACCTCCAATGCCAGCTTCGACGCCGTCTACGTCCCAGCTATCCCAGTTATTCCAGCTCATGCTCTACAAGTCCAATGACTCTTTTCCATTATCCAAACCAGACCACCCTTTAAACCCGTCAGCGCTTGAGTTCAACTCGACCCATGAACCCTTATTGCGACGAGGCTCCAATATACTCCCAGACCTCTTAGTGCCTTGAGCAATGCGGAGCACTCGAGCCCGATGACCGAGCTTTCCTAGTTGCTTCGTATGAGAACAGATGAGTGTTTATTGCAATTTGAGTTTTTACAAGCTTGAATTGCAGAGAGAGAAGATTAGGATTTTTACGAGCTTGAATAGCAGAGAGAGCAAAGCTTCGAGTTGGGGAAgttgaaattagggtttttacaAGCTTGACTCGTAGAAAGAAGATTGAATTGTAGAGAATCGGGGTGTGATTTCAAGGGTTTCGAGGGTGTGGGTGTGgatgtggttttggtggtgaaggCAAGGGGGACGGATGAAGGGTGAAGGAATTAGAGTGCAgatgtggttttggtggtgaaggGAGGGGGGACGGACGGAGAGGGAAGATGAGGTTTTGTTGATGGATGAAGGGAACACATGGAAGGGTGAGAGCCAATGGAGGTGAGGTAGCCGACGGCTCTGTGGGATCTGAGGAGGAAGGCACCATTTTTATGGGTGTGAGTTCTTCTAGGCGTCGGATGTGGAGAGAgcggggagggagggagggagggagggagggtggGTGGGTGGGGTGCAGGAAATGGAGGTgagttgggggggggggaggagaTGGGTTATGgggattattttttatttttataataatttttctttaattaattatttttaaatgtatactttttttttttgccacgtagcacaaatgtggcagccacgtcagctcttaacggatcaatggatggaaaatgtaacggagatgctatattgaaataaaatagtaggtgaggtataaaagtgaaatgttttaaagatattgtatgatgttgtaatatacctcaaacctgagggggtattatgtaatttacccaaatttTTAACTACTTATATTACGACATTTGTTGTATCATGCCGTATACTCGGCGAAACATTTCTCCCTTTTTAgtattaaaatgatttttttcttgttaaattaatattatcTGAAAATTTATTAGAGAAAATTATTTATCTAATTTCTtcgtttttttttaaggaagcGTTGTATTGAATACTTTAACTCATTCAGAGTTACATATGTCTTGAAGATGATATGATATGTGATTAAAATGGATCTTTTCCCATATAATGACGTTTCTTTCTCGTAGTGCATAAACCCTCCCacttaaaatgtgattttttttcttgttaattaatattatttgaAAACTGTGgtgccaaaaatattcactaggcgacacgtggacttttggacaaaagaggacaaaaatacccttgaggcataccgggattcctacgcgcaagcagcgagaaattatttttcaatcaagttaaaagtgcccaaaaaaggtaataattaaaaacctctttcatcaaatcctttctataaggtatttcccaaaacctagtattttctatttcattatttagctaatcaattagctaaataatatatacctaccatatctcctaaaatcatcctTAATAGTCAATAAAATCACCCAAATTGATAGTCAAAACCGGCCACCACCATTCCCATCCTCACCTTtcccattttccttattaaaatagtcattcatttttataaccacccatttattcttttcatatttaattagccaataaattggctaattaaacatgaaattgaACCCCACAAAAAACCTTTAGTGGCTGGTTACTTTTATTCAAAATTGGGCAATGCCTAActctataaataggcacctattctcaccaaaaaatcaattccaacactttggcaaaaatcccaaaattctctaagcactctttctctctaaattctaactttggcatcagaggttcttcggccaaagccccccccattcatcgtgggcgcatgaggctcttggccttaacctaaggtgttaattgttttgtaggtgcaaaattgtccaagatcaaggaggaagaaatttgcatccacaaattggtgctttcattgagagttgaaatccatactcgtagaagactctcgcacaaaaaggtcttttctttattttctagtccatttgaatatttttcatacgttcttattattagaattttttacttgcaaaggttctttgataaaacgtataagcaaaatataatggctagaaatttagaaaattccacaagtgaaaattctaatgttcaagaaatgggattgtgaagatccgtgaggctaaatgcgacaataagtggaacagcgccaccaccacgagtttccaccacgggaaccaccacggtggctacctcggtagccacccatgGCGAGGTCCGTGGTGCCTTCACCAGGGCCCGAActgtgccatccaaggctcacggcaccaaggccacaacccaagccgtgccatccaagcttgcacgcgtccgagcccaagcctcgcatttgCATGCATCACATACTAAGCAGCTTGCTCtcgccaagcaacctgctctagtggcccagcctgctcccgccaagcaacctgctctcgcggcccagcctgctcctaccAAGCAGCCTTCtttcgtgacccagcctgctcccgacgagcagcccactaccgtggtccagcctgcttccgtcgagcagcccactcccgtggcccagcctgctctcgttaagcagcctgctctcgtgacccagcctgctctcgacgagcagcccactcccgtggtccagcctgctttcgtcgagcagcccattcccgtggcccagcctgctcctgtcaagcagcccactctcacggcccaacctgctcttaccgagcagcctgctctcgtgacccagcctgctcctgatgagcagcccactcccgtggcccagccagcttcagtcgagcagcccactctcacggcccaacctgctctcgtggctttccaagcagcccaagtcggcccaagactatctcaaccattcagacctaccatcgagccgagggtattctcaccacattttttgatggatttgacatttcccaactcaaatctcgcgcccggagtctaccactcTTCCACTGCCCAatgaggcgcattccttccaagctcttccaatccaaatggcgaacaacacttgtctcgacaagtcatagagttgacgagcgcccttgcacaacagacaaccttggtgaatcaacttttgcaacgcattgggatccaacgtgccccggacgaggtatcccgaagtaggacaagggcatacagacctttccagcagcgtcccggtaagcagccactcgaccagccacgagccgaacgtttgggcagtgtacattcccgtcttagTGCGCgaaggagcatgcactctcgactaggcccacagatgatcatacattcacggttggggtcatactcagatagtcaacatgagcaaccttctggACAAAGTGTccattcgcggctaagcccacaaggagcatcctccatctcacatcagagtaggcaacacgacggacggagagaagcagtcactcaatcccgcttaagttcaaccagcagcctgcgaagaactcgctcgccagCTAAGAATGCACCATATGCATTGCATCCGCGACATAGACGAgctaaacacatggaagagcagcctagaccagcaagtcatggctgggggcagccgatAGCTcagctaccccaacaaaggcaaattcaggaagaagtagagagactcttgaccaagcgattgcatgatttccaacacaacgaggtcaccgacgaggcacttcgacggaacatgaccaacataagcaggttacccttcacggacgagatcgagcaggcagagcctccacgcgagttcagcatgccacatttcacatctttcaaaggggatgaagacccggagagacacataaagcgctaccgaagtgcaatgatcctttatcgaaacaaagATGATCTCATGTGAAAGATATTCGCCActactctacaaggcgaggcgcaagattggttttacaccctgccgccacaatccatccggaatttctacgaactttctttggttttcaccaaagaatattcatcatatcgctcgatcaaaaagaattctgaccatttgttctacgtcaagaagaacctaaAAGAGTCgtttcgcgactatgtgaggagattcaaagtagagaaggcaaaaatagtcggatgcaacgactcgatagctagagcagccttccgaAAAGGACTttcagcagaccacccgctattcagaaaattgatcatgaaagaagatttaactctggcagactcttttgctttggcagagaagcatgcactttgggatgaggctcgccaatgcacattcaaggatttgaagaagtacccgacatcacctccctagaagcagcggaggacttattcgcatgtttgacggtatctaaagtagcaataagctctaccatcatacgagaagagctgggggcccgactacctatattccacagtttaaaaACTTTCCTCGATGCTATCAgttgtattccacagtttaaaagctaTCATTGATGTTATAAAAAATTCAACAGCTAAtcttggcgatagttgttgtaacctaaaagctcaagttttacgttcaaacgcacgcagtcatcatcatgatgcaCCATTCTGCCGAATCCAAACGTACGACGATAAAGGAGTAGACTTTAgcggatgcaaagttttctaacAAACATAACAACTCAGCCTAAAAGACATACCAATGGCAGAAGAACATTGGAAGGAACACTCAGAAGCAAATTTTGTCCTCGTTGTCCCAGAAGATTCTACataagagcaacatgtaccggcagttgagcactaCCTCCTACCGCGCCTTCACGTCTAGCATTAGCCCAACGATGCCCCGAAAGCAGTCGAGCACACTTTAGCCGCACCTAttccctcaatggagatttctggcatttgcatgtcaacggcgcatccaactacataGGCTCGCGAGCAGCCGTGGTtggtggcaaccgactacttcaccaaataggtggaagcagagcccatgacgaccatgattcagacggacatagagcgcttcatatagaggaacatcatttaccgatttggcatcccttaatccatcatCACCAACAACGGCCTGTAATtcatgggcaaagatttggcgaagttcttcaaaaaatatggcatcaagcagcatatgtccatgccgagatatcctcaaggcaataagcaggccgaaacatccaaaaagatggat
The nucleotide sequence above comes from Malus sylvestris chromosome 16, drMalSylv7.2, whole genome shotgun sequence. Encoded proteins:
- the LOC126606335 gene encoding 21 kDa protein-like, translated to MNTNRMYTHSLLPQLSFTFLFFLLSHPIPTVGLPSKDSEFIRTSCGTTLYPHLCYTSLSRFASAVQDNPTLLAKVAIGVSLARARRMAAYFSNISRQADYGAHPRAATALHDCFSNFGDAVDEIRGSLKQMRQLSSTANSRGGSSSFRFQMSNVQTWMSAALTDEETCTDGFDDVENGPLKTDVSNRVENVKKVTSNALALVNSVAEKGAP